The following are encoded together in the Takifugu flavidus isolate HTHZ2018 chromosome 22, ASM371156v2, whole genome shotgun sequence genome:
- the LOC130519322 gene encoding HMG box-containing protein 1-like isoform X1 — protein sequence MVREAMTSAELSSDLQHHKVQNSEPRQEHADVTMEAESHDLLLCSERLPSSPGGPSSDSYIEYDDLPDLQEVQEEAEPTAPPVYQVDMDVSHQEPNTHTLTQPPDTHRLTQLAHIATGPQSPLLQEGPVSSSSSAWSSNLHSYARAVPRSVSPPGGRCSQRSRKSSECGSAVSTRSSLSDDEDIGWNISWPPTAWHCFLKGTLVRFHDGSHSKWRDVDGLGSAEEDCAEEEQLLKTYGSEGLQLVDHTEVVLSGQTVLQLTFDPGAFGQTCVTARCQLDHPFYVKNKGWSSFYPGLTVVHHGIPCYDLEVGALCLPPGHRDAKHADNSLVFDTFRSFDFTPLDSSAVYVLSSMARRRQASRTSGDGGASPEPQSQSGSPPSRQKPNRKQNTGPAKGDNASSKCKRPMNAFMLFAKKFRVEYTQMHPGKDNRAISVLLGEKWKKMRSEERRVFTVQAKALADEQKRLNPDCWKRKRTGSGCQGN from the exons ATGGTGAGGGAGGCGATGACCTCAGCCGAGCTCTCTAGTGACCTTCAGCATCACAAGGTGCAGAATTCCGAGCCTCGGCAGGAACACGCAG ATGTAACTATGGAGGCTGAGTCACAtgatctcctcctctgtagCGAGcggctcccctcctcccctggtGGCCCCAGCAGTGACAGCTACATTGAATATG ATGACCTCCCTGACctgcaggaggtccaggaggaggcagagccaACGGCGCCACCTGTCTACCAGGTGGACATGGATGTGTCGCACCaggagccaaacacacacacactcacgcagccTCCCGACACCCACCGGCTGACGCAGCTGGCTCACATCGCCACGGGTCCACAGAGCCCGCTGCTCCAGGAGGGTccggtcagcag ctcttcttcagcctggagCAGTAATCTACATTCCTATGCGAGGGCCGTGCCACGCAGCGTGTCGCCCCCTGGCGGTCGTTGCAGTCAGCGCAGCAGG AAGAGCAGCGAATGTGGCTCTGCAGTGTCCACCAGGTCCTCTctgtctgatgatgaagatatCGGGTGGAACATCTCCTGGCCGCCCACAGCCTGGCACTGCTTCCTCAAAG GGACTCTTGTGCGCTTCCACGACGGCTCCCATTCCAAGTGGCGAGACGTGGACGGCCTGGGCTCCGCCGAGGAAGACTgtgcagaagaagagcagctcCTGAAG ACGTATGGGTCCGAAGGTCTGCAGCTGGTGGATCACACTGAGGTTGTGTTGTCTGGCCAGACTGTCCtacagctgacctttgaccccggggCATTCGGACAGACCTGCGTTACCGCACGGTGTCAGCTGGACCACCCCTTCTACGTGAAAAATAAAG GCTGGTCGTCATTTTACCCCGGCCTGACTGTGGTGCATCATGGGATTCCCTGTTATGACCTGGAGGTCGGCGCCCTGTGCCTCCCTCCAGGACACAGAGATGCTAAACACGCCGACAACTCGCTGGTCTTTGACACCTTCCGCAG CTTTGACTTCACTCCTCTGGACTCCTCCGCCGTCTACGTGTTGAGCAGCATGGCCAGGCGGCGGCAGGCCTCTCGCACCAGCGGGGACGGAGGCGCGTCGCCAG AACCTCAGAGTCAGAGCGGCTCCCCGCCTTCTCGCCAGAAGCCGAACAGAAAACAGAACACCGGCCCAGCAAAAGGCGACAACGCGTCCTCGAAGTGCAAGCGACCGATGAACGCCTTCATGTTGTTTGCCAAGAAGTTCAGGGTGGAGTACACGCAGATGCACCCTGGGAAGGACAACAG AGCCATCAGCGTCCTGCTGGGGGAGAAGTGGAAGAAGATGCGGAGCGAGGAGCGGCGGGTGTTCACCGTCCAGGCCAAAGCCCTCGCCGACGAGCAGAAACGGCTCAACCCAGACTGCTGGAAACGCAAACGGACCGGCTCG GGTTGTCAGGGAAATTAG
- the pik3cg gene encoding phosphatidylinositol 4,5-bisphosphate 3-kinase catalytic subunit gamma isoform isoform X2 has product MDQISVEFVLPAAARCKSGSDKLLLDVAANWTVEQVKTQVWLRAVTLNICPDFYQRFSPDQCILLYQKKGSVCEIYDKHQVFQTLDCVCYWRALKKEVGRIQLVLRPQPSEESLQYQRYLNYLIGYDVTDVSNVHDDELEFTRRKLLTPRRLELMERDPKLYSMDPWVTCKNLPEHLLSKVSNGSILVVIHVSTVSQTIKVSIDDSPAQVLTSFFAKTSSKRVLLGIPENLSETDFVLRVCGREEYLYGDKPLQNFNWVRQCLKNGEEIHLVLETPPNPDLDLVQKEDWAQVDDCTGVAGTHEQLTIDGKDHERVFTISMWDCNRKFRVKVLGIDIPSLPKIPDFLVFVEASIFHGQQLLAQERTSSKTFTEEVLWNCWLEFNIKIKDLPKGARLSLQVVCRKQPQTLNSKGGSAQQDGPAAAAAAAGGHDGKTKSRLLYYVNLLLVDHRSLLRQGEFILHMWKMPEKSDESSSSINADKLTSATNPDRASSMAVAILLDKYCYPVVLPKSRAASREARGGVEEAQGGERGQREMPNHLRKQFAVIVRTDPLHPLSPEDKELLWHFRHECTRDPRAYPKLLSSVSWGKQEDVLETHRLLERSSAWDSSGLDVGLAMQLLDCHFSDAQVRSLAVRKLETLEDDDVLRYLLQLVQAVKFEPYHDSSLVRFLLKRALRSKRIGHFLFWFLRSEIAQSMHYQQRYAVLLEAYLRGCGEDMLQDFRKQVETTEALQKVTREIKTVSADKYDITAQVVFQLRQKLEALQSSGLPQDFRVPYDPGLRAGALLIEQCKVMASKKKPLWLQFKRADSTTLSKDPIGIIFKDGDDLRQDMLILQILLIMESIWETESLDLCLLPYGCISTGNRIGMIEIVKDATTIANIQQSVVGSTGAFKDEILCQWLRDKCVNEDKFQQAVERFLHSCGGYCVATYVLGIGDRHNDNIMITESGNLFHIDFGHILGNYKSFMGISKEWVPFVLTPDFLYVMGTSGKKSSPNFQKFQNVCVKAYLALRHHTNLLIILFSMMLMTGMPQLTSKEDIEYIREALTVGRSEDEAQRHLLDQIEICREKGWMVQINWFVHLVLGIKQGVEKRSA; this is encoded by the exons ATGGATCAGATCAGTGTGGAGTTCGTCCTGCCGGCTGCAGCCAGATGCAAAAGTGGTTCTGACAAGTTGCTCCTGGACGTGGCGGCGAACTGGACCGTGGAACAG GTGAAGACTCAGGTGTGGCTGAGGGCCGTGACCCTGAACATCTGCCCTGACTTCTACCAGCGCTTCTCTCCGGACCAGTGCATCCTGCTCTACCAGAAAAAAGGCAGCGTGTGTGAGATCTACGACAAGCACCAGGTCTTCCAGACGCTGGACTGCGTCTGCTACTGGAGAG CCCTGAAGAAAGAAGTGGGGCGGATCCAGCTGGTGCTCCGCCCCCAGCCGTCGGAGGAGTCGCTGCAGTACCAGCGCTACCTCAACTACCTGATCGGCTACGACGTGACGGACGTCAGCAACGTGCACGATGACGAGCTGGAGTTCACccgcaggaagctgctgacgccgCGGCGCCTAGAACTGATGGAGCGGGACCCGAAGCTCTACTCCATGGACCCCTGGGTCACCTGCAAGAACCTGCCTGAGCACCTGCTGAGCAAG GTCAGCAACGGTTCCATCCTGGTGGTGATCCACGTCAGCACAGTGAGCCAGACCATCAAAGTCTCCATCGACGACTCTCCAGCGCAG gTTTTGACCAGTTTCTTTGCCAAGACATCAAGTAAAAGAGTTCTGCTCGGTATTCCGGAAAACCTGAGCGAGACGGACTTTGTGCTGCGCGTGTGTGGAAG gGAGGAGTATCTGTACGGTGACAAACCTCTGCAGAACTTCAACTGGGTCCGACAGTGTCTAAAGAACGGGGAGGAAATTCATCTGGTTCTGGAGACGCCACCCAAtcctgacctggacctggtcCAGAAGGAGGACTGGGCTCAGGTGGACGACTGTACCGGAGTTGCGG GTACCCACGAGCAACTGACCATCGACGGGAAGGACCACGAGCGGGTGTTCACCATCTCCATGTGGGACTGCAACAGGAAGTTCAGAGTCAAAGTGCTGGGTATCGACATCCCGTCCCTGCCGAAAATCCCAGACTTCCTGGTGTTTGTTGAAGCGAGCATCTTCCACGGCCAGCAGCTCTTAGCTCAG GAGAGAACCTCCTCCAAAACATTTACTGAAGAGGTTCTGTGGAACTGCTGGCTGGAGTTTAACATCAAGATCAAGGATCTGCCGAAAGGAGCACGTCTCAGCCTCCAG GTGGTTTGTAGGAAGCAGCCTCAGACTCTAAACTCCAAGGGGGGCTCAGCGCAGCAGGACGGcccagcggcagcggcagcggcagcgggcGGCCACGATG gaaagACCAAGAGCCGCCTCCTGTACTACGtcaacctgctgctggtggaccaCCGCTCGCTCCTGCGCCAGGGCGAGTTCATCCTCCACATGTGGAAGATGCCGGAGAAGAGCgacgagagcagcagcagcatcaacgCCGACAAGCTGACCTCGGCCACCAACCCGGACCGGGCGTCCTCCATGGCCGTCGCCATCCTGCTGGACAAGTACTGCTACCCTGTGGTGCTGCCCAAGAGCCGCGCCGCCAGCCGGGAGGCCAGGGGCGGCGTGGAGGAGGCGCAGGGCGGCGAGCGGGGGCAGCGGGAGATGCCCAACCACCTGAGGAAGCAGTTCGCTGTGATTGTGAGGACCGACCCGCTTCATCCTCTGAGCCCAGAGGACAAGGAGCTGCTGTGGCACTTCAGGCACGAGTGCACGCGCGACCCCAG GGCCTACCCCAAACTCCTGAGCTCCGTCAGCTGGGGGAAGCAGGAGGACGTGTTGGAGACGCAccggctgctggagcgcagctcGGCCTGGGACAGCAG CGGGCTGGACGTGGGTCTGGCCATGCAGCTGCTGGACTGTCATTTCTCAGACGCGCAGGTTCGCTCGCTGGCCGTCAGGAAGCTGGAGACCCTGGAGGACGACGACGTGCTGCGgtacctgctgcagctggtgcag GCGGTGAAGTTTGAGCCCTACCACGACAGCAGCCTGGTCCGGTTCCTGCTGAAGAGAGCGTTGAGG AGCAAACGCATCGGCCACTTCCTCTTCTGGTTCCTGCGCAGCGAGATCGCCCAGTCCATGCACTACCAGCAGCGCTACGCGGTGCTGCTGGAGGCGTACCTGCGGGGGTGTGGCGAGGACATGCTGCAGGACTTCAGGAAACAG GTGGAGACCACCGAAGCTCTGCAGAAAGTCACGCGGGAGATCAAGACTGTGTCTGCCGACAAGTACGACATCACCGCCCAAG TGGTGTTCCAGCTCCGCCAGAAACTGGAGGCCCTGCAGTCGTCCGGCCTGCCCCAGGATTTCAGGGTCCCGTATGATCCTGGactcagagctggagccctctTG ATCGAGCAGTGCAAAGTGATGGCGTCCAAGAAGAAGCCTCTGTGGCTGCAGTTCAAGCGGGCCGACAGCACCACGCTGTCCAAAGACCCCATCGGCATCATCTTCAAGGACGGCGACGACCTGAGGCAGGACATGCTGATCCTGCAG ATCCTGCTGATCATGGAGTCCATCTGGGAGACGGAATCACTGGACCTCTGCCTCCTGCCCTACGGCTGCATCTCCACTGGGAACAGAATAG GCATGATTGAGATCGTGAAAGATGCCACCACCATCGCCAACATCCAGCAGAGCGTGGTTGGGAGCACCGGAGCTTTTAAAGACGAGATCCTCTGTCAGTGGCTCCGGGACAAGTGTGTCAACGAGGACAAG TTCCAGCAGGCCGTGGAGAGGTTCCTGCACTCCTGTGGCGGCTACTGCGTGGCCACCTACGTCCTGGGGATCGGAGATCGCCACAACGACAACATCATGATCACCGAGTCTG GAAACCTCTTCCACATCGACTTTGGCCACATCCTGGGGAATTACAAGAGTTTCATGGGAATCAGTAAGGAATGGGTTCCCTTCGTTCTCACGCCTGACTTCCTCTACGTCATGGGAACCtctggaaagaaaagcagccCCAACTTCCAGAAATTCCAG aatgtgtgtgtgaaggcctaCCTGGCTCTCCGGCATCACACCAACCtgctcatcatcctcttctccaTGATGCTGATGACTG gCATGCCGCAGCTGACGAGCAAGGAGGACATCGAGTACATCAGAGAGGCGCTGACGGTGGGCCGCAGCGAGGACGAGgcgcagcgccacctgctggaccagaTAGAGATCTGCAGGGAGAAGGGCTGGATGGTTCAGATCAACTGGTTCGTTCATCTGGTTCTGGGGATTAAGCAGGGTGTGGAGAAACGCTCCGCCTAG
- the pik3cg gene encoding phosphatidylinositol 4,5-bisphosphate 3-kinase catalytic subunit gamma isoform isoform X1, with the protein MDAEQAQLSDEDSAIVTGDHSRRRRRRRKAVSSAPHSSMDQISVEFVLPAAARCKSGSDKLLLDVAANWTVEQVKTQVWLRAVTLNICPDFYQRFSPDQCILLYQKKGSVCEIYDKHQVFQTLDCVCYWRALKKEVGRIQLVLRPQPSEESLQYQRYLNYLIGYDVTDVSNVHDDELEFTRRKLLTPRRLELMERDPKLYSMDPWVTCKNLPEHLLSKVSNGSILVVIHVSTVSQTIKVSIDDSPAQVLTSFFAKTSSKRVLLGIPENLSETDFVLRVCGREEYLYGDKPLQNFNWVRQCLKNGEEIHLVLETPPNPDLDLVQKEDWAQVDDCTGVAGTHEQLTIDGKDHERVFTISMWDCNRKFRVKVLGIDIPSLPKIPDFLVFVEASIFHGQQLLAQERTSSKTFTEEVLWNCWLEFNIKIKDLPKGARLSLQVVCRKQPQTLNSKGGSAQQDGPAAAAAAAGGHDGKTKSRLLYYVNLLLVDHRSLLRQGEFILHMWKMPEKSDESSSSINADKLTSATNPDRASSMAVAILLDKYCYPVVLPKSRAASREARGGVEEAQGGERGQREMPNHLRKQFAVIVRTDPLHPLSPEDKELLWHFRHECTRDPRAYPKLLSSVSWGKQEDVLETHRLLERSSAWDSSGLDVGLAMQLLDCHFSDAQVRSLAVRKLETLEDDDVLRYLLQLVQAVKFEPYHDSSLVRFLLKRALRSKRIGHFLFWFLRSEIAQSMHYQQRYAVLLEAYLRGCGEDMLQDFRKQVETTEALQKVTREIKTVSADKYDITAQVVFQLRQKLEALQSSGLPQDFRVPYDPGLRAGALLIEQCKVMASKKKPLWLQFKRADSTTLSKDPIGIIFKDGDDLRQDMLILQILLIMESIWETESLDLCLLPYGCISTGNRIGMIEIVKDATTIANIQQSVVGSTGAFKDEILCQWLRDKCVNEDKFQQAVERFLHSCGGYCVATYVLGIGDRHNDNIMITESGNLFHIDFGHILGNYKSFMGISKEWVPFVLTPDFLYVMGTSGKKSSPNFQKFQNVCVKAYLALRHHTNLLIILFSMMLMTGMPQLTSKEDIEYIREALTVGRSEDEAQRHLLDQIEICREKGWMVQINWFVHLVLGIKQGVEKRSA; encoded by the exons ATGGATGCGGAGCAGGCGCAGCTGAGTGACGAGGATTCCGCAATCGTAACAGGAGACCattcgaggaggaggaggaggaggaggaaggccgTCAGCTCGGCTCCCCACAGCTCCATGGATCAGATCAGTGTGGAGTTCGTCCTGCCGGCTGCAGCCAGATGCAAAAGTGGTTCTGACAAGTTGCTCCTGGACGTGGCGGCGAACTGGACCGTGGAACAG GTGAAGACTCAGGTGTGGCTGAGGGCCGTGACCCTGAACATCTGCCCTGACTTCTACCAGCGCTTCTCTCCGGACCAGTGCATCCTGCTCTACCAGAAAAAAGGCAGCGTGTGTGAGATCTACGACAAGCACCAGGTCTTCCAGACGCTGGACTGCGTCTGCTACTGGAGAG CCCTGAAGAAAGAAGTGGGGCGGATCCAGCTGGTGCTCCGCCCCCAGCCGTCGGAGGAGTCGCTGCAGTACCAGCGCTACCTCAACTACCTGATCGGCTACGACGTGACGGACGTCAGCAACGTGCACGATGACGAGCTGGAGTTCACccgcaggaagctgctgacgccgCGGCGCCTAGAACTGATGGAGCGGGACCCGAAGCTCTACTCCATGGACCCCTGGGTCACCTGCAAGAACCTGCCTGAGCACCTGCTGAGCAAG GTCAGCAACGGTTCCATCCTGGTGGTGATCCACGTCAGCACAGTGAGCCAGACCATCAAAGTCTCCATCGACGACTCTCCAGCGCAG gTTTTGACCAGTTTCTTTGCCAAGACATCAAGTAAAAGAGTTCTGCTCGGTATTCCGGAAAACCTGAGCGAGACGGACTTTGTGCTGCGCGTGTGTGGAAG gGAGGAGTATCTGTACGGTGACAAACCTCTGCAGAACTTCAACTGGGTCCGACAGTGTCTAAAGAACGGGGAGGAAATTCATCTGGTTCTGGAGACGCCACCCAAtcctgacctggacctggtcCAGAAGGAGGACTGGGCTCAGGTGGACGACTGTACCGGAGTTGCGG GTACCCACGAGCAACTGACCATCGACGGGAAGGACCACGAGCGGGTGTTCACCATCTCCATGTGGGACTGCAACAGGAAGTTCAGAGTCAAAGTGCTGGGTATCGACATCCCGTCCCTGCCGAAAATCCCAGACTTCCTGGTGTTTGTTGAAGCGAGCATCTTCCACGGCCAGCAGCTCTTAGCTCAG GAGAGAACCTCCTCCAAAACATTTACTGAAGAGGTTCTGTGGAACTGCTGGCTGGAGTTTAACATCAAGATCAAGGATCTGCCGAAAGGAGCACGTCTCAGCCTCCAG GTGGTTTGTAGGAAGCAGCCTCAGACTCTAAACTCCAAGGGGGGCTCAGCGCAGCAGGACGGcccagcggcagcggcagcggcagcgggcGGCCACGATG gaaagACCAAGAGCCGCCTCCTGTACTACGtcaacctgctgctggtggaccaCCGCTCGCTCCTGCGCCAGGGCGAGTTCATCCTCCACATGTGGAAGATGCCGGAGAAGAGCgacgagagcagcagcagcatcaacgCCGACAAGCTGACCTCGGCCACCAACCCGGACCGGGCGTCCTCCATGGCCGTCGCCATCCTGCTGGACAAGTACTGCTACCCTGTGGTGCTGCCCAAGAGCCGCGCCGCCAGCCGGGAGGCCAGGGGCGGCGTGGAGGAGGCGCAGGGCGGCGAGCGGGGGCAGCGGGAGATGCCCAACCACCTGAGGAAGCAGTTCGCTGTGATTGTGAGGACCGACCCGCTTCATCCTCTGAGCCCAGAGGACAAGGAGCTGCTGTGGCACTTCAGGCACGAGTGCACGCGCGACCCCAG GGCCTACCCCAAACTCCTGAGCTCCGTCAGCTGGGGGAAGCAGGAGGACGTGTTGGAGACGCAccggctgctggagcgcagctcGGCCTGGGACAGCAG CGGGCTGGACGTGGGTCTGGCCATGCAGCTGCTGGACTGTCATTTCTCAGACGCGCAGGTTCGCTCGCTGGCCGTCAGGAAGCTGGAGACCCTGGAGGACGACGACGTGCTGCGgtacctgctgcagctggtgcag GCGGTGAAGTTTGAGCCCTACCACGACAGCAGCCTGGTCCGGTTCCTGCTGAAGAGAGCGTTGAGG AGCAAACGCATCGGCCACTTCCTCTTCTGGTTCCTGCGCAGCGAGATCGCCCAGTCCATGCACTACCAGCAGCGCTACGCGGTGCTGCTGGAGGCGTACCTGCGGGGGTGTGGCGAGGACATGCTGCAGGACTTCAGGAAACAG GTGGAGACCACCGAAGCTCTGCAGAAAGTCACGCGGGAGATCAAGACTGTGTCTGCCGACAAGTACGACATCACCGCCCAAG TGGTGTTCCAGCTCCGCCAGAAACTGGAGGCCCTGCAGTCGTCCGGCCTGCCCCAGGATTTCAGGGTCCCGTATGATCCTGGactcagagctggagccctctTG ATCGAGCAGTGCAAAGTGATGGCGTCCAAGAAGAAGCCTCTGTGGCTGCAGTTCAAGCGGGCCGACAGCACCACGCTGTCCAAAGACCCCATCGGCATCATCTTCAAGGACGGCGACGACCTGAGGCAGGACATGCTGATCCTGCAG ATCCTGCTGATCATGGAGTCCATCTGGGAGACGGAATCACTGGACCTCTGCCTCCTGCCCTACGGCTGCATCTCCACTGGGAACAGAATAG GCATGATTGAGATCGTGAAAGATGCCACCACCATCGCCAACATCCAGCAGAGCGTGGTTGGGAGCACCGGAGCTTTTAAAGACGAGATCCTCTGTCAGTGGCTCCGGGACAAGTGTGTCAACGAGGACAAG TTCCAGCAGGCCGTGGAGAGGTTCCTGCACTCCTGTGGCGGCTACTGCGTGGCCACCTACGTCCTGGGGATCGGAGATCGCCACAACGACAACATCATGATCACCGAGTCTG GAAACCTCTTCCACATCGACTTTGGCCACATCCTGGGGAATTACAAGAGTTTCATGGGAATCAGTAAGGAATGGGTTCCCTTCGTTCTCACGCCTGACTTCCTCTACGTCATGGGAACCtctggaaagaaaagcagccCCAACTTCCAGAAATTCCAG aatgtgtgtgtgaaggcctaCCTGGCTCTCCGGCATCACACCAACCtgctcatcatcctcttctccaTGATGCTGATGACTG gCATGCCGCAGCTGACGAGCAAGGAGGACATCGAGTACATCAGAGAGGCGCTGACGGTGGGCCGCAGCGAGGACGAGgcgcagcgccacctgctggaccagaTAGAGATCTGCAGGGAGAAGGGCTGGATGGTTCAGATCAACTGGTTCGTTCATCTGGTTCTGGGGATTAAGCAGGGTGTGGAGAAACGCTCCGCCTAG
- the LOC130519322 gene encoding HMG box-containing protein 1-like isoform X2, producing the protein MVREAMTSAELSSDLQHHKVQNSEPRQEHADVTMEAESHDLLLCSERLPSSPGGPSSDSYIEYDDLPDLQEVQEEAEPTAPPVYQVDMDVSHQEPNTHTLTQPPDTHRLTQLAHIATGPQSPLLQEGPVSSSSSAWSSNLHSYARAVPRSVSPPGGRCSQRSRSSECGSAVSTRSSLSDDEDIGWNISWPPTAWHCFLKGTLVRFHDGSHSKWRDVDGLGSAEEDCAEEEQLLKTYGSEGLQLVDHTEVVLSGQTVLQLTFDPGAFGQTCVTARCQLDHPFYVKNKGWSSFYPGLTVVHHGIPCYDLEVGALCLPPGHRDAKHADNSLVFDTFRSFDFTPLDSSAVYVLSSMARRRQASRTSGDGGASPEPQSQSGSPPSRQKPNRKQNTGPAKGDNASSKCKRPMNAFMLFAKKFRVEYTQMHPGKDNRAISVLLGEKWKKMRSEERRVFTVQAKALADEQKRLNPDCWKRKRTGSGCQGN; encoded by the exons ATGGTGAGGGAGGCGATGACCTCAGCCGAGCTCTCTAGTGACCTTCAGCATCACAAGGTGCAGAATTCCGAGCCTCGGCAGGAACACGCAG ATGTAACTATGGAGGCTGAGTCACAtgatctcctcctctgtagCGAGcggctcccctcctcccctggtGGCCCCAGCAGTGACAGCTACATTGAATATG ATGACCTCCCTGACctgcaggaggtccaggaggaggcagagccaACGGCGCCACCTGTCTACCAGGTGGACATGGATGTGTCGCACCaggagccaaacacacacacactcacgcagccTCCCGACACCCACCGGCTGACGCAGCTGGCTCACATCGCCACGGGTCCACAGAGCCCGCTGCTCCAGGAGGGTccggtcagcag ctcttcttcagcctggagCAGTAATCTACATTCCTATGCGAGGGCCGTGCCACGCAGCGTGTCGCCCCCTGGCGGTCGTTGCAGTCAGCGCAGCAGG AGCAGCGAATGTGGCTCTGCAGTGTCCACCAGGTCCTCTctgtctgatgatgaagatatCGGGTGGAACATCTCCTGGCCGCCCACAGCCTGGCACTGCTTCCTCAAAG GGACTCTTGTGCGCTTCCACGACGGCTCCCATTCCAAGTGGCGAGACGTGGACGGCCTGGGCTCCGCCGAGGAAGACTgtgcagaagaagagcagctcCTGAAG ACGTATGGGTCCGAAGGTCTGCAGCTGGTGGATCACACTGAGGTTGTGTTGTCTGGCCAGACTGTCCtacagctgacctttgaccccggggCATTCGGACAGACCTGCGTTACCGCACGGTGTCAGCTGGACCACCCCTTCTACGTGAAAAATAAAG GCTGGTCGTCATTTTACCCCGGCCTGACTGTGGTGCATCATGGGATTCCCTGTTATGACCTGGAGGTCGGCGCCCTGTGCCTCCCTCCAGGACACAGAGATGCTAAACACGCCGACAACTCGCTGGTCTTTGACACCTTCCGCAG CTTTGACTTCACTCCTCTGGACTCCTCCGCCGTCTACGTGTTGAGCAGCATGGCCAGGCGGCGGCAGGCCTCTCGCACCAGCGGGGACGGAGGCGCGTCGCCAG AACCTCAGAGTCAGAGCGGCTCCCCGCCTTCTCGCCAGAAGCCGAACAGAAAACAGAACACCGGCCCAGCAAAAGGCGACAACGCGTCCTCGAAGTGCAAGCGACCGATGAACGCCTTCATGTTGTTTGCCAAGAAGTTCAGGGTGGAGTACACGCAGATGCACCCTGGGAAGGACAACAG AGCCATCAGCGTCCTGCTGGGGGAGAAGTGGAAGAAGATGCGGAGCGAGGAGCGGCGGGTGTTCACCGTCCAGGCCAAAGCCCTCGCCGACGAGCAGAAACGGCTCAACCCAGACTGCTGGAAACGCAAACGGACCGGCTCG GGTTGTCAGGGAAATTAG